GACGATGCCGAACCGGTCCCGGAGGGGGTTGGTGAGCATTCCGGCCCGGGTGGTGGCCCCTACCAGGGTGAAGGGGGGCAGGTCCAGCTTCACTGACCGGGCCGCCGGGCCTTCCCCGATCATGATGTCGATCTGGAAGTCTTCCAGGGCCGGGTAGAGGATTTCTTCCACCACCGGGGAGAGGCGGTGGATTTCGTCGATGAAGAGAACGTCGTTGGGTTCCAGATTGGTGAGCAGGGCGGCCAGATCCCCGGCCCGTTCCAGCACCGGCCCGGAAGTCTGGCGCAGATTGACCCCCATTTCGGCGGCCACGATGTGGGCCAGGGTGGTTTTGCCCAGACCCGGAGGGCCGAAGAGCAGTACGTGGTCCAGGGCTTCGCTGCGGCGCTTGGCGGCGTCGATGAAAATGCCCAGCTGCTCCCGAATCTTGGCCTGGCCCACATAGTCGGCCAGGCGCTTGGGGCGCAGGGCCCGCTCAATGGCCTCTTCCTGGGAGGATTTGCTTTCGGGGGCGATCAGGCGGCCGTCGGAGGCGTCGCCGAAAACGTCGGTTTCGATCATGGTGGAAGCGCTGGGGGCGAAGCCCGGTCAAGGCCCGGTTTCACCGCAAGAAAAGGGGATGGGGAAAGGCCCTATCTTACCTCCGCCGGCCCCTGGCCGGGCGGAGGTGCAACGGGGACTCAGGTTGGCACTCAGCTTTTGGACAGGAGCTTCAGGGCCTGGCGGATGCCGTCGGACACGGTGAGCCCGGCGGGCAGCTGCTTCAAAGCGGCCCCCGCTTCCCGGTCGTTGTAGCCCAGGGCCAGGAGCGCGTTGAGAATGTCCTGCTGGTCGTCATGGACCACGGCCACGGCGGCGGGACCGCTGGTGGGCAGTTTGTCCTTCAATTCCAGGAGCAGGCGTTCGGCGGTCTTTTTGCCGATGCCCGGCACCTTGGTGAGGCGGCCCGTTTCCTGGCGGGCCACGGCGGCGGCCAGATCGGCCACGGAAAGGCCGGAGAGCACGGAGAGGGCGGTGCGGGCGCCGACCCCGGAAATTTTCAGGAGCTGGCGAAAGGTGAAACGTTCCGCCTCGGTGAGAAAGCCGAAGAGAAACTGGCCATCTTCCCGCACCGCGAAATGGGTCAGCAGGGTGACCTTTTCCCCCAGACCGGGCAGGTTGTAAAAACTGCTCATGGGCACATCCAGTTCATAGCCGACGCCGTGCACGTCGAGCAGGATATGGGGCGGGTTTTTTTCGGCCAGGAGGCCGGTGAGGCGTCCGATCATGGGAGTTTCCGGAAAAAGGTGAAGGAAAGGGGGGCGGGGCTGGTGCTTCCGATCCCGGCGCCGACGCTGGCGGGGGCAAGTCGGAGGGCGGAGCCCCTCTCAGAATGCCGGGGGCCGCCAGCTGGCCCCGGGCCCCGCCAGCCACAGCCCCAGGGCCAGGAGAAGACCGTGGAGATTGGCAGCCAGGATGGTGAGCTGGATGGGAGTGAGTAGGGCTTCCGGCCGTTCCGCGTCCGCCAGCAGCATACGCCCGGCGTGGAGGCTCAGGGGCGCGGTGAGGGCGCCCAGGGCGGCCCGCTGGGGCAGCCGGTCCAGGCCGATGAGCAGAATCAGCCAGAGATAGGCGAAGAGGGCGATGCCCAGGTAAAGCCAGCGGGCTGTGCCCGGCCCCAGGCGCACCACCAGGGTGGCCTTGCCCGCCTGGGCGTCCGCCTGCCGGTCGGGAAACTGGTTGATGAAGAGCAGATTGGCGACCAGCAGGGCGTAGGGCAGGCCCAGGGCCACGGGCTGCCAGGAAAAACCGTGGCGCTGCACATAGTCGCTGCCCACCACCACGGCCAGCCAGCCCAGGGTGATGGCGATTTCCCCCAAGCCCCGGCTCACCAGTTGCAGGGGCGGGGCGGAATAGGCCCAGCCAGCCAGAAGCCCCAGCAAGCCGATGATCACCAGCCCGGGGCCGGATTGCCAGGCCAGCCACAGCCCGGCGGGAATCACCGTGGCCAGCAGGGCATAGCCGAAGGTGGCGGTGGCGGCGGGGCTAAGCACCCCATTCTGAATGAAGCGGCTACCGCCGGTGAAGGGGAAGAGCCGGGCCGTGTTGGCGGTGTCCGTGCCGTTTCGGGCGTCGTAGTAGTCGTTGAGCACATTTACCCCGGCGTGGGTGACCAGGGCGAAAAGCACGGTGAGGGCCGCCGTTAACCCGTTGATGGCCAGACCGCAGGAGACCGCGCCGGCCAGGCCCAGGAGGCAGGCCACCAGGGTGACGGAGAGAAAGGCGGGCCGGGTGGCGGCGAAGTAGCGGGCCAGGGGCCGGGGGTAAGCGGCCAGGCTGGGTTCGGGGGGCGTCATGGTGTCAGCGGATGAGGCGGCCCTGGCGCACCCGGTAACCGGCGGTGGCCAGATGGCCCAGGCCCTGGCCGCCGTGGGCGTGGCAAATGGCGCAGGCCAGGGCGTCCGCCGCATCGGGGGACGGGTCGCCGGTGAGGGCCAGGAGCCGTTTCACCATGTGCTGGACCTGATCCTTGGCCGCTTTGCCATGGCCCACCACCGCCTGCTTGATCTGCAAAGCGGTGTATTCCGCCACCGGCAGGCCCGCCGCCACCAGGGCGGCGATGTCCGTGCCCCGGGCTTGGCCCAGGAGCAGGGTGGATTGGGGATTGACGTTCACGAACACCTTTTCGATGGCCGCCTGCTGGGGGATGTAGCGTTCGATCACTTCCCCCACCCCGCGAAACAAGGTGAGCAGGCGTTCCGGCAGGGGCGCCCCGTCTTGGCTGCGGATACAGCCGCTGGCCACGTAGGTGAGGTGGCTACCCTGCCGGTCAATGACGCCGAAGCCGGTGATGCGCAGCCCCGGGTCAATGCCCAGGATGCGGACCGGCTCATCCACGGTCCGCTCCTATCCCGGCGGCGGGGGCCGGGAAAAAGAAAAAGCGGTGCCGGGCACCGCTTTTTTCGGGGAGGGAAGGCACCCGGTTCATTCGTCCATGACGGCGGAGGAATAGACTTCCTGCACGTCGTCCAGGGCTTCCAGGACGTCGATGAGACGCTGCTGCTTTTCCACGTCTTCCCCGGTGAGTTCGGTCTCATTCAGGGGCTTCATGGTGACTTCCCCGAATTCCGGGGTGAAGCCCGCCTTTTCCAGGGCGTCCTTCACGGTCATGAAATCGTTGGGGGGAGTCAGCACTTCGATGGAACCGTCGTCGTTGGTCACCACATCGTCTGCGCCGGCTTCAATGGCCGCTTCCATGAGGGCATCTTCGTCGGTGCCGGGGGCGAACAGCATCTGGCCGCAGTGCTTGAACTGGAAGGCCACGCAGCCTTCCGAGCCCATGTTGCCGCCGTATTTGGTGAAGGCATGGCGCACATCGGCCACGGTGCGGGTCTTGTTGTCGGTGAGGCAATCCACCATGAGGGCGGCGCCGCCGATACCGTAACCTTCGTAGCGTACTTCCTCGTAGGTCACCCCTTCCAGCTGGCCCGTGCCCCGCTTGATGGCGTTGTCGATATTGTCCTTGGGCATGGACTCGGCCTTGGCCTTTTCAATGGCCAGGCGCAGGCGGGGATTCATGGTGGGATCCCCCCCGCCCATTTTGGCGGCGACGGTCACTTCCTTGATCAGTTTGGTGAAAACCTTGCCCCGCTTGGCGTCCTGCCGACCCTTGCGGTGCTGAATATTGGCCCATTTGGAATGCCCGGACATGGCGAACCTCGTTGCGGAATACGTTGGTGGGAAACGGCGAATTCTAGCATAGGCGTTCCGGCGTCTCAGCCCCCGGGGGAAGGGTGGGGCCCCCGGGGGGCTGAGGCGCCGGGAGAAAAAAGGGGGCGGGGGCGGGCAGGGGGACGGCCTGGGGCCTTGTCCTCCGCGCTGGCCCTGGGCCCCGGTTGGGCGTCGGGCGAAGGCGCAAGGGACAGGGGCCTTCGTGCTAACCTTTCCCCTTCCCCCACTTCCCTCTTGGCATTGTTATGGCCCAACCCCTTTGCTTTGCCCGTCACGGCCAGACCGATCTGGCCCTGTTGCCCGCCCTGGCCAATCGCCACGGCCTGATTGCCGGGGCCACCGGCACGGGCAAGACCATTACCCTGCAAGTGCTGGCGGAGCGGTTTTCCGCCATCGGCGTGCCGGTTTTTCTGGCGGATGTGAAGGGCGACCTTTCCGGCCTGGGGGCCCCGGCCCAAGATAGCCCCAAGCTCCAAGAGCGGCGCGCCAGACTGGGGGTGACGGACTGGCAGCCCGCCGCCTGCCCCACCGTGTTCTGGGACGTGTTCGGCGCCCAGGGCCATCCGGTTCGGGCCACCATTTCCGACATGGGGCCGGTACTCCTGGCCCGGCTTCTCAACCTTAACGACACCCAGGCCGGGGTGCTCCAGCTGGTGTTCAAAATTGCCGACGACAGCGGCCTGCTGCTCCTGGACCTGAAGGATCTGCGGGCCATGGTGCAGCACGTGGGGGAACAGGCCAAGGACTACACCACGGCCTATGGCAACATTTCCGCCGCCTCCGTGGGGGCCATTCAGCGGGCCCTGCTGACCCTGGGGGAAGCGGGGGGCGAGGTGTTTTTCGGTGAGCCCATGCTGGATATTGCCGACCTGCTCCAGACCAGCGATGGCCGGGGCGTGGTCAATGTGCTGGCGGCGGAAAAGCTCATGGCCTCGCCCCGGCTCTATTCCACCTTCCTCCTCTGGCTTCTTTCCGAACTCTACGAATCCCTGCCCGAGGTGGGGGACCTGGAACAGCCCAAGCTGGTGTTCTTTTTCGACGAAGCCCATCTGCTCTTTAACGAAGCCCCGGCGGCCCTCTTGGAAAAGGTGGAACAGGTGGTGCGCCTGATCCGCTCCAAGGGGGTGGGCATCTACTTTGTGACCCAGAATCCCCTGGATATTCCGGACACGGTGCTGGGCCAGCTGGGCAACCGGGTGCAGCACGCCCTGCGGGCCTTTACCCCCCGAGACCAGAAGGCGGTGAAAACCGCCGCCGAAACCCTGCGCCCCAATCCGGCCTTTGACGCGGCCGCCGCCATTACGGAACTGGGGGTGGGGGAAGCCTTGGTGTCCTGCCTGGACGATCAGGGTCGTCCCCAGGTGGTGGAGCGGGCCTTCATCCTGCCCCCCGCCTCCCGCATCGGCCCCCTGACGGCGGCGGAGCGCCAGGCCCTGATCCAGTCCTCCGTGCTCTACGGCCACTACGAACAGGCCGTGGATCGGGAATCGGCCTACGAGGTGCTGAAGGGCCGGGTGGCCCAGAGCGGCGCCGGGGCTGGGCCCGCCCCAACCGCTCCGGCTGGCGGTGGCCTGCTGGGCGACGTGTTGGGCGGACTCCTGGGGAGCGGGGCTTCCCGGGGGCGGGGGGATTCGGTCCTCACCACCGTGGCCAAAAGCGCCGCCCGGGCCATCGGTTCCCAACTGGGCCGGGAAATCATCCGGGGGGTAATGGGCTCCCTGCTGGGAGGCAGCGGCGGCCGTCGCCGCTAAGCTTTTTCGGGCATTCCGGTGCTGGGACTGGTATATTAACGTTTCCTAATATTACAAACCCCAGGAGTTCCCATGTCCCGTCTGTTCGCCGCCGCCCTGGCGTCCGCCCTTGCTTTCCCCGTGCTGGCCGCCGGTCCCCAGCAGGCCCCTGACCTGGCTGCCCTGTTGCAGGACACCCGGGCCAAGGCCCTGCCCATCTTGCCCCAGGTGGTGGCAGCCATGCAGACGGCGGTGAAGGAAAAAGGGGTGGAAGGGGCCATTCCGGAATGCCGGGAAAAGACCCCCCGTCTCCTGCAAAGCCTGCGGGAGCGCACCGGCTGGCAAATTCAGCGGGTCAGCCTGAAAGCCCGCAATGTGGGCACGGGCACCCCGGACGCCTGGGAAGCCCGGCAGCTGGCCGATTTCGACATCAAGGTGGCGAACGGGGCCAAGGCCGAGCAGTTGGAAAGCTCGGAAATCGTCACCGGTCCCGACGGCAAGCGCTATTTCCGCTACATGAAGGCCCTGCCCGTGGGGGAAGTGTGCCTCAAGTGCCATGGCCCGGCGGAGACTCTGCCCGCCGGACTGAAGACCGCCCTGGCCACCAACTACCCGGCGGATCGGGCCACCGGCTACCGTCTCGGCGAAGTGCGGGGAGCCCTCAGTGTGCGGCGGCTGGTGCCGTAAGCTGAAGGTGCATTGGTGTGGAAGAAGAGCCCTCCGGAAGACGGGGGGCTTTTTTATTGGGGGAAAGTTGCGGGGGTATTTTGTACGCCCGATGCTTTCCAGGAGGCGATGCCGCTGATCTCGGTGTAAAGAAGTGCGCTGCTAGTAATCATCCCCATGCCAGTCAGAGGTACCGGGGCTGTCTAGGCTTGCACTGGAAATGTCGGTGCCGTCGAGACCGTCATCACTGTGCCTGTGGTGGCTTGGGGCAAGATCGCTATCTCCATCGGGCAAATTTTGCTTCGCCATGCACGTCATCTGATGGATCAGAGATGCGGCCAAATAGCCCATGACGATGCCACCCACAGTGCAGCAAAAAAATACCGTCAAATCTGTGGCAATGGCCCAGATGGCAAGATTGGGACCCATGGCAATAATGGCCACAATGGTCCCAAGCGCCCCACCTACCATGGCGCCATACTCTCTGTATTCTTGGACAGTCTTTTTGTCTTGCGCACCGCTAGGCGACATGGTGACTACTCCAATGGAGCTTCTTGCGACGTCGGACGATCAAAAATCGTCAAAGTAAAACCCATGAGCATGATCCTAGGGCGCCAAGAAGGGGGATGTCAAAAGGACACGGATGTCTCTAATCCCGCTCCTGGGATCGGTTGTTGCCGCGAAGGCTCTTGAAGAAGGGTTTCTTAGGGGAAGCTCCCTTGTGGGTGAGGAAGGCAAGCTCACTGGCTTGTTCTTATTGAAAAATAGCCAAAAAAATCCCTCCACGAGGGAGGGATTTATGTCTGAATATTTCCGAGGTTAAGCGAACAAATCTCCAGTCCTTGCTCGGAATGACGACGCCGTTGAGTTACCGAATGTAGCTAAACATTCCGTGGAGCTTGGCAAGGTTTAAGGCCGCCCCAAACCGCCGGGCTTGGGGCGGGACCCAATGGGGCCCTATAGCTTCCCCGCATGCCGTACCGCGGCCACTGCCACCACCTGCCCTTCCCGGACGAAGGCTTCCACGTTTTCTTCCAGGTCGTCCGGGTCGTAGAGGTAGTTGACCATCATCCCGTAGGATTGTTTGAAGCCCTTGGGGGCGGTGTCGGCGAGGAAGTTGAGCCGTTCGACCCGGGCGCCGTTGCCCAGGTGGAAGCGGGCCACCGGGTCCGCCGGACGGTCGCCCCGCTTGCCGTGCATCAGGTAGCGGGCGGCCACCCGGGTCAGACCCGGTTCCAGGAGCCGGGCCAGGCGGGGCTTGGTACCCCAGTCGCCCTGGGGCAGGTAGGCCTGGAGGGCGGCGGCAGTGGGTTCGATGTCCGCCAGCTTGGCGATTTTTTTCAGCTCCCCTTCCGTGAAGGCCCCGGCAAACAGTTCCGGGTTGCGGTCGGCCCAGATCCGCAGGCCGGGCAGGGGGGAGAGGGTGGCGAAGGTCTTGAGGCGGGGGAAGTCTCGCTTCAGATCCTCGATCACCCGCTTCAGTAGGAAGTTACCGAAGGAGACGCCCCGCAGGCCCACCTGGGTGTTGGAGATGGAGTAGAAAATGGCGGTGTCGGCCCGCAGGGGGTCGGCGGTGGGGGCGGCCTCGTCCAGCAGGTGTTGGACGCTGTCCGCCAGATGGTTGATCAGAGCCACTTCCACAAAAATCAAGGGCTCGTCCGGCATCCGGGGATGGAAAAAGGCGTAGCAGCGCCGGTCCGAATCCAAGCGGTTTTTTAGGTCGGTCCAGGAGCGGATTTCATGGACCGCCTCATAATCGATGAGCTTTTCCAGCAGGGCGGCCGGGGTGTGCCAGGTGAGCCGGTGAAGTTCGAGAAAGCCCACGTCGAACCAGGCGCTGAGCCGGTTTTCCAATTCCCGGTCCAGAGCCTTCAGTTCCGGGTCTTCCTTCAGGTAAGAAAGCAGATTGGCGCGCAAATCCACCAGGAATTTCACCCCCTGGGGCAGGGCGTTGAACTGGGTCAGGATGCGCAGCCGGGTGGAACGCATGGCGGCCCGCAGGGCGGCCTCCGCGTCCCATTGGCCCGGGCTGCCCACGGCAGCCTGATAAGCGTCGTGGGCCTTGGCCACTTTCTTCGGGTCCGGGCCGAATTCCAGGGCGATAAGGCGGAGGATTTCGTGGCGCCCGGCGTCGTTCAGGGCCAGATAGGTTTCTGCCAGCTTGGCGGCCCGATGTCGGGCGGACACTTCACCGCCCAGGCCGGCAGCACATTCCTTGAGCAGGGTGCGAATACGGGCCAACTGCTTGGCCGGTAAAGGGGGCTTGCTGTTTTCCGTCATGTTGCGTGTCTCCAGAGTGTTTTTATTGTGGAAAAAAGGGGGTTAGCGGCGCCGGTAGGCCACCACCATCATGGCGAGACCAATGAGCACCATGGGCAGGGACAGCCATTGGCCCATGCTGACCACGTAGCTTTGCCCGAAAATGCCCGCATCCGGCTCCCGGAAATATTCTGCCATGGAGCGGAAGATGCCGTAGCCGATGAGAAAGGCGCCGGAGATGGCCGCCCGGGGCCGGGGCTTGGCCGAATAGAACCAGAGGATGAGGAACAGGGTCAGGCCTTCCAGACCGGCCTGATACAGCTGGGAAGGGTGGCGGGGCTGGGCGTCCACCTGGGGAAAAATCATGGCCCAGGGCAGGCTGGGATCGGCCACCCGGCCCCACAGTTCCCCGTTGATGAAATTGCCAATGCGCCCCGCCGCCAGGCCCAGGGGCACCAGGGGGGCGATGAAATCCGTAATGGTGAAAAAGGATTTGCCGTGCTTGCGGCCCCAGGCGGCGCAGGCGATCAGCACCCCGAGGAAGCCGCCGTGGAAGGACATGCCCCCCTTCCACACGGCGACGATTTCCAGGGGATGGGAAAAGTAATAGGCGGGTTCGTAAAACAGCACCTGACCCAGGCGCCCTCCCAGTACCACCCCTAGAACGCCCCAGAAGAGCAGATCGTCCAGCTCCTCTTCGCTCCAGGGGGTGCCGTCACTGGCGGCCTTGCCCTGGCGGATGCGGTGGCGGCCCAGGAGGTAAAAGGCGATGAAGGCCACCAGGTACATGAGGCCGTACCAGCGGATGGACAGGGGGCCGAGGGAGAGGGCGACGGGGTCGAACTGGGGATGGATCAACATGGGGGAGGTACGGCCAGGCTAACGAAAGGTCGTTAGCCTAGCAGTATCCGATTAAACCTTGAAGCGATCAGCGGTTTGTCCCATGGCGGAAGCCAGTTGGGAAAGCTCCTTAGCCAGGTCCGCAGTCTGGGTGGCGCCCAGGGTGTTTTCCTCGCTCATGCGGGCGATCTGCTCCACATGGATGGCGATCTGGTTGCTGGCTTCCCCCTGTTCCCGCAGGGCATCGGAAATGGCATTTACCTCTTCCTCCACGGCCCGGGCCCGGTCATTGATCTGGGTCACCGCCGCCCCGGCGGAATCGGCCAGGGCCACGCCGCTTTCCATGAGGGTCACCGTATGGTTCATGGTGTCCGTGGCCGTATCCACTTCCCGCTGAATGCCGGAAATCTGTTCCCCGATTTCCTGGGTGGCGCCGCTGGTCCGTTCCGCCAGCTTGCGTACTTCGTCCGCCACCACGGCAAAGCCTCGACCCTGTTCCCCGGCCCGGGCCGCTTCAATGGCGGCGTTCAGAGCCAGGAGATTGGTCTGATCCGCCACGTCCTTAATCACTTGGACAATGCTGGAAATCTGCTGGGAGGCCTGGCCCAGGGCCTGGATGGCCTGGGCCGTGTCCGTAATGCGGGCGGCGATGGCTTTCATCTGGGTGACGGTGTCGGAGATCACCTTGCCCCCTTCTTCCGCCGCCTGGCCGGAAGCCACGGCCAGTTCATGGGCCCGCTGGGCGTTGTCCCCCACCTGATTGATGCTCACGGTCAGCTCTTCCACCGTGGCGGACATGGAGGCGGCGGCCTCGGATTGCTTGGCCGAACTGTCGGAAACCTGGTGGGAGGCCTGGGCCATGTCCTGGGCCATGTGGTCCTGGCGCCCGATGCCGTCCCGCAACTGACGCAGGGCCTGGCGCAGGGCCCCGGTGAGCTGGTTGATGGAAGCGGCCACCGCCGAGGTTTCGTCCCCTCCGGACGCGGGCAGGGTGACGGTGAAATCGTTGCGTTCCTGGATGTCTTTCACCGCGTTCTGGATGCGGGTTAAGGGATTGTTGATGGCGTGGTAGAGCCAGAAGGCCAGCCCAGCCCCCAGCACCAGGGCTACCAGGGCGCAGCCGATGAGCCAGATTTTGGCGGTGGCGGCCAGTTCCTGGGCCGCTTCCCGGGAGACCCGGGCGTTGCGGGCGCTGCCCTCCACCGCGTCATCCACCACGGGCCGCAGATTCCGCAAGGCTTTGCGGGAATCCCCCCGGAAATAGGCCAGGGCCTCTTCGTGCTTGCCGCTCCGGACCAGGGCCACCAGCTGATCGTGGGTTTTCAGGTAGGCGCTGAGTTTGCCCTGGTAGTCCTGGTACTGCTGCTTTTCTTCCGGAGCATCCAAGTGGGCGGAAAATTCCTCTTCATGCTTACGCAGTTGGGCCAGATTTTGGTTGCCCCGCTGGAGGGCGTCGTCCACTTCCGCCCCATTGGCGGCGATGAGCAATTGGGTTTCCCGATTGCGGAAGTCCAGCAGTTCGGCGGCCACTCCGGAGGCGGCCCGCACCTTGGGCAGCCAGTTATCGGCGATGTCGTTGAAGCGATCTTCTAATTGATTGAAGCGGACCACCCCCATGATTCCCACCAGCAGCATTAAGGCGAGGAGGGCGGAAACGGTGAGGGCGAGCTTGCGGGAGATAGGCATGACGTCTGTCCTCTTGTGGCGGAAGGGGGCGGCGCGGGGCGGGAAGGGCTCGGATCAGCGTGCTAGAATCGGCCCCTTACCAACGCCGCTGCCTGTTATTTTATTGTCATTGCGGCGTTTTGTCGTCTGGAGATATCCCATGCCTGCCTATCGTTCCCATACATCCACCCACGGCCGCAACATGGCCGGCGCCCGCGCCCTGTGGCGTGCCACCGGCATGAAGGACGGCGATTTCGGCAAACCCATCATTGCCGTGGTGAATTCCTTCACCCAGTTCGTGCCCGGCCACGTCCATCTTAAGGATCTGGGCCAGCTGGTGGCCCGGGAAATCGAGGCGGCGGGGGGCATTGCCAAGGAATTCAACACCATCGCCATCGACGACGGCATCGCCATGGGCCATGACGGTATGCTCTACAGCCTGCCTTCCCGGGACCTCATCGCCGATTCCGTGGAATACATGGTGAATGCCCACTGTGCCGACGCCATGGTGTGCATTTCCAATTGCGACAAAATCACCCCGGGGATGCTGATGGCCGCAATGCGGGTGAATATCCCCACCATCTTCGTCTCCGGCGGCCCCATGGAAGCGGGCAAGGTCCAGTGGGAAGGCAAGACCGTGGCGGTGGATTTGATCGATGCCATGATCAAGGCCGGGGATACCAAGGTTTCCGACGGGGAAGTGGAACAGTTCGAACGCTCCGCCTGCCCCACCTGCGGTTCCTGTTCCGGCATGTTTACCGCTAATTCCATGAACTGCCTGACCGAGGCCCTGGGCCTGTCCCTGCCGGGTAACGGCACGGTGGTGGCCACCCACGCGGACCGCAAGGAGCTGTTCCTGGGGGCCGGGCGGCGCATCGTGGAACTGGCCAAGCGCTGGTACGAAAAGGACGACGCCTCCGTTCTGCCCCGCAGCATCGCCAGCTTTAATGCCTTTGAAAACGCCATGAGCCTGGATGTGGCCATGGGCGGTTCCACCAATACCGTGCTCCACCTCCTGGCCGTGGCCCAGGAAGCCGGGGTCAATTTCACCATGCAGGACATCGACCGGCTTTCCCGCAAGGTGCCCTGCCTCTGCAAGGTGGCCCCCGCCACCCAGAAGTATCACGTGGAAGACGTGCATCGGGCCGGCGGCATCATGGGCATTCTGGCTGAGCTGGACCGGGCCGGGCTGATCCACCGGGAAGCGGGCACGGTGCATCTGAAAACCCTGGGCGAAGCCATCGACACCTATGACGTGACCCGTTCCGCCACCCGGGAAATCCTGGAGTTCTACAAGGCTGCCCCTGGCGGCGTGCCCACCCAGGTGGCCTTCTCCCAGGATCGGCGCTTTACGGAACTGGATCTGGACCGCACCCACGGCTGTGTGCGTAACCTGGAAAACGCCTATTCCAAGGATGGCGGCCTGGCCGTGCTCTACGGCAATCTGGCGGAAAACGGCTGTATCGTGAAGACCGCCGGGGTGGATGAATCCATCCTCAAATTCACCGGCAAGGCGCGGGTTTACGAAAGCCAGGAAGCGGCGGTGGAAGGCATTCTGGGCAATGAAGTGGTAGCCGGGGACGTGGTGGTGATCCGCTACGAAGGCCCCAAGGGCGGCCCGGGCATGCAGGAAATGCTCTATCCCACCAGCTACCTGAAGTCCCGGGGTCTGGGCAAGGAATGCGCCCTGCTCACCGACGGGCGCT
This sequence is a window from Azospira inquinata. Protein-coding genes within it:
- a CDS encoding methyl-accepting chemotaxis protein, giving the protein MPISRKLALTVSALLALMLLVGIMGVVRFNQLEDRFNDIADNWLPKVRAASGVAAELLDFRNRETQLLIAANGAEVDDALQRGNQNLAQLRKHEEEFSAHLDAPEEKQQYQDYQGKLSAYLKTHDQLVALVRSGKHEEALAYFRGDSRKALRNLRPVVDDAVEGSARNARVSREAAQELAATAKIWLIGCALVALVLGAGLAFWLYHAINNPLTRIQNAVKDIQERNDFTVTLPASGGDETSAVAASINQLTGALRQALRQLRDGIGRQDHMAQDMAQASHQVSDSSAKQSEAAASMSATVEELTVSINQVGDNAQRAHELAVASGQAAEEGGKVISDTVTQMKAIAARITDTAQAIQALGQASQQISSIVQVIKDVADQTNLLALNAAIEAARAGEQGRGFAVVADEVRKLAERTSGATQEIGEQISGIQREVDTATDTMNHTVTLMESGVALADSAGAAVTQINDRARAVEEEVNAISDALREQGEASNQIAIHVEQIARMSEENTLGATQTADLAKELSQLASAMGQTADRFKV
- the ilvD gene encoding dihydroxy-acid dehydratase — protein: MPAYRSHTSTHGRNMAGARALWRATGMKDGDFGKPIIAVVNSFTQFVPGHVHLKDLGQLVAREIEAAGGIAKEFNTIAIDDGIAMGHDGMLYSLPSRDLIADSVEYMVNAHCADAMVCISNCDKITPGMLMAAMRVNIPTIFVSGGPMEAGKVQWEGKTVAVDLIDAMIKAGDTKVSDGEVEQFERSACPTCGSCSGMFTANSMNCLTEALGLSLPGNGTVVATHADRKELFLGAGRRIVELAKRWYEKDDASVLPRSIASFNAFENAMSLDVAMGGSTNTVLHLLAVAQEAGVNFTMQDIDRLSRKVPCLCKVAPATQKYHVEDVHRAGGIMGILAELDRAGLIHREAGTVHLKTLGEAIDTYDVTRSATREILEFYKAAPGGVPTQVAFSQDRRFTELDLDRTHGCVRNLENAYSKDGGLAVLYGNLAENGCIVKTAGVDESILKFTGKARVYESQEAAVEGILGNEVVAGDVVVIRYEGPKGGPGMQEMLYPTSYLKSRGLGKECALLTDGRFSGGTSGLSIGHASPEAAEGGTIGLVQTGDTIEIDIPNRRIHLAVADTELAKRRAAEEAKGAQAWKPGQRQRVVSKALQAYALMATSADKGAVRDLSQLTVKK